The genome window CGTACTTCGGACAGTCGATCGAGTTCGTCCAGCACCGCGAGTATGTGCCGGGGGACGACGTCCGCCGTATCGACTGGAAGGTCTGGTCCAAGACCGACAAGTACTACGTCAAGCTCTACGAGGAGGAGACGAACCTCCGGACCACGCTCGTGGTCGATACGAGCGAGTCGATGCACTTCGGCTCCGGCAAGACCACGAAGTACGACTACGCCTGCTCGATCTCCGCTGCGGTCGCGTACCTGCTCCTGCGCCAGCAGGATGCCGTGAGCCTGCTGGCCTTCGACGAGAAGGTCCGCGTCCAGGCCCCCTCGCGAAGCCGGACGACGCACCTCGGTTCGATCCTGCAGGTCCTCGTGAACGAGAAGCCGTCGCGGAAGACGGACTTGGAAGGGATCCTCAAGCAGGTCGCCAACGAGAAGTCGCAGCGGGGAATGGTCGTGCTGATCTCCGACCTGCTCGCGCCGCGGGAAGGTCTGTTCCGCGGCCTGCGGATGCTCCGCAAGCGGGGCCACGATGTCCTCGTGTTCCACGTCCTCGACGACGCAGAGCTCGACTTCAACTACGCCGGGACGACGAAGTTCGAGGGGATGGAACAGTCCGGGGAGCTGGTCTGCGACCCGCGCTCGCTCCGCGAAGGCTACCTGCAGGCGATGAACGCCTTCCTCGACGAAGTCCGCCGAACCTGCGCGGCGAACATGATCGACTACCAGACCATCCGCACCAGCGAGCACCTGGACGCGATGCTGCGGCACTACATCAATGCGCGGGTGGGGATGCAGAGGAAGTGAGGAGAGATACCGGGTCGGCGAAGCCGCCGAGACCTGCACCGCATCCGAACCTGTCCATCCCCAAGACCTGACACCTAACACCGTCCTCTCTCGATGTCTGACGACGAACTTCCCTCTGAGAATCTCACCTTGATCGGCCGGGCGGTTTCGCTCGCGGCCGTCCGGAAGATTCTGGAAGAGCAGCCGGTCGACGCGGAGGTGAGCCTGCGGGAGGCGGGGGAGGCGTGGGAACAGCTTGCGCTGCGGTCCGGTAAGGGATCGATCGAGCTCTCGGCCCTCCGCGACGCCGGCGAGAAGAGCCCGCTGGCCCGGCTCAGGACCGCGATGACGGCGGTCGCCAAGATCGTCCGCGGGAAGGATCCCAAGGTGCAGAAGAAGGTGATCGAACAGATCCAGAAGGCGGAATGCCTGGTGGCGGTCGTCGGCACGCCGCGGCTCAAAGTCGTTCGCGGGGGACTCGACGTCATCGGCAACCTCGCCCATGCGATGAAAGCCATCGTCTTCACCGGTGAGGAGTTCCAGGACGCCCGAGGCCGCCCCCTTTTGACCCTCCCGGGAGACGACGATGAATGAAAACGGAGTTTCTCCTGCGATGAAGGCCCCTCGTGAATCGCGACTCGGCAGGAGCCTCGCCCTCCCGGTATTTCCCTAGTCTCTCGTCACCCGACCCTAGTCCTTCCCCACCCCGTGACCTGGCTCGCCCCCTACTTCCTGAATCCCGCCATCGCCCTGCCGGCCCTCCTGCTGGTCTCGGTGCCGATCGTGATTCATCTCATCAACCGGCTGCGGTACAAGACGGTCCGCTTCGCCGCGATGGAGTTCCTGCTGACGAGCGAGAAGCGGAACCGGCGGCGGGTGTTCCTGGAGCAGCTTCTGCTCCTGGCCAGCCGCATCCTGCTCGTGCTGCTCATCGGGGCCCTGATCGCCCGGCTGATCGTCGATCCCTCGCAGCTCTCGCTCTTCCAGGGGGCGCAGGCCCACCACGTCGTGATTCTCGACGACAGCGGCTCGATGCGGGACCGCGTCGGCGAGTCGACGGCGTTCGATGAGGCGAAAGGCGTCATCCGCAAGCTGCTGGCCGAAGGGGCCCAGCGTCCGGGGACGCAGCGGTTCACGCTCATCCGTCTCTCCCGCCCGGCGGAGACGATCAGCGGCCTCAGCGAACGGGACATCGACGACGCCTTCGTGAAGGACGCCGCGGGCAAGCTGGAGAACATTGACTGCACCTTCGGGGCTTTCCCCCTCACGCCCGCCCTGACCGCCGCCCGCCAGCGGCTCGGCGAGGACCGGGCGACCACGAAACACCTCCACATCCTCTCCGACTTCCGCCGGCACGACTGGGCGGAGGACAAGGCCCTCAGCACCGAGCTCAAGGACCTGGGAGGGGCGGACGTCTCGCTCAACCTCGTGCGGGTCGTCGGCGAGTCGAACGAGAACCTCGCAGTCTCGGATCTGGCCGGTTTCGTCGAAGTCGCGGCGGCCAAGGTCCCGGTGACATTCGGAGCGAAGGTCTCGAACTTCGGGACGCGGGAAGCGAGCGACGTGGCGGTCGGGATCCTGGTCGACGGCAACCGGCTCCCGGCGACGAAGGTGATTCCCAAGATCGCGGCGGGCGAGACGGTCGACCTGCCCTTCGAAACGATCTTCAATACCGCCGGGACGCATCGCCTGCAGCTGACCCTCGAGGCCGATCCGCTGGAGCAGGACAACATCCGCTACCTGGCGGTCCGGGTCCCGGACGAGAACCCGGTCCTGATCATCGACGGCACGCCGGGGGCGGAGCAGGGGCTGTATCTGGCTGACGCAATCGCGGCGAACCGGGCGGTGACCGGCTACGCCCCGACGATCGACGGGCCGGACGGTCTGCGGAAGCTGTCGCTCGACAAGTACCACTTCCTGTACCTCGTCAACGTCCCCTCGCTCCAGCCGGACGCCCTGGCCGCCCTCGAAGACTACGTCCGCGGCGGCGGCGGGCTGGCGTGGTTCCTGGGGGATCTCGTTCAGCCGGACTTCTACAACAAGACCCTCTATGCCGGCGGGGCGGGGCTGTTTCCGGTGCCGATCGCGAACTCCCCCGCCCGGATGGTTCGGGACGCGAGCGTCGTCCGGCCGGACATCACGGTCTCGCGGCATCCGATTACAAATGTTCTCTCGGGCCAGGATAACCCGTTCATCGACGTCGTCCGGGTGAACCTCTTCTATCCGCCGGCCGAGGACGTTCCGGCCGACCTGTGGAACCACGTCAAGCCGATCGCCACGCTCCAGGGGGGGCCTCCCCTCATCATGGAGCATGCCTTCGGCGAGGGCCGGATCGTGACCTGCCTGACGACCGCCGGACCGCTCCGCGATCCGCAGGGGATGATGTGGAACAACTGGGCCAGCGGCGAAGGGGCGGTCAGCTTCTCCGTCCTCCAGCTCGAACTGGCGAAGTACATCGCCCGGCAGGACCTGACCCTCCCGCGGCGGACGGTCGGCGAGCCGATCGCCGCGACCTTCTCGCTCGGGCAATACAAGGAGGAAGTCGAAGTCCTCACGCCTGACGATCAGGCGATCAAGATCAAGGCCCAGGTCGAAGAGGGGGCCGGCGCGACGACCTCCTCGACGCCCACCGCCTCGGTCACCTTCCGCGACACGGAGCGGCCCGGAATCTATGCCCTGCGGCTCGCCGGATCGGGCCAGCCGGGCGAAGAGCGGCTGGCGGCCTACAACGTCCCACCACAGGAAGGCCAGCTCGAACTGGCCTCGGAAGAGATCCTCCGCCGGCAGCTCGGCGACGTCGAAGCGACGATCCAGGCGGCCGGCTCGTTCGAATGGATCCGCAGCGACTCCCCCGGCAGCGAAATTCGCCGCTGGCTCCTGTGGCTCCTCGTCCTGATCGGCATGGCGGAACAGGCCCTGGCGTACCGGTTGAGTTACCATGCGTGAGATTTGACGGACCGCCAGCACATCGAGTCCCAGCCCCGATCCCCCTGACCCCTTCTCCGCCTTCCATGCTCCTTGCCCAAACGTCCGCCGCCTCCTCTGCCGCCTCGGTGACGAGCGTGCGGGAGTTCGACTGGCCGTATGCGGCGAGCGAGTGGCTCCTCTTCGCGGGGCTCCTGGCGGCGGCGGTCTTTACGGTCTGGATGTGCTACCGCGATACGCGGCGGCTCCATCCCGGCTGGGCCGCGTGGCTGATTCTCCTGCGGCTGGGTGTCCTGGCGGGGCTGACGGTCATCGCCCTCAATCCTCATACCCGGACGCAGACCGAGGCCTTCCGTCCGTCGCAGGTGGCGGTCCTCGTCGACACGTCGCTCTCGATGCAGCAGCCGGTCGCCCTTCCGGACCGCGCCTCCCCGGCGCCCCCCGTGTCGCGGGCCGAGGCTGTCCGCAAGCTCCTCGCCGACTCGCCCCTGATCGCGGACCTGCGGAAGCAGCACACCGTCGATCTCTACGGCTTCGACTCCGACCTCTCCCCGAGCCTCCACCGCTTCCCCTCGGAAACGGAAGCCGAGGGCAAGCCGGTCTCACCGGCCGGCGCCGCGGCTCCGGCAGCGGCCGCTGCGCCGGACTACGCGGCGGTCCTGGCCCCCAAGGGCTCCTCGACCGCCCTCGGCGACGCGATCGACAAAGCGCTCTCCGAACTCAAAGGGAACACGCTCGCCGGGGTACTCGTCGTCACCGACGGCGCCGGGAACGCCGGACGCGATGTCCGGACGGCGAACGACCGGGCCAAGAAGAACGGGGCGCGGCTTGTGGCGGTTGGCGTCGGGGCTACGGTCCCGCCGATGAACGTCGAGCTCGCCAAGATCATCGCTCCCACCGACGTCCAGAAGGGGGACTCGTTCGAGATCACCGCGTTCGTCCAGGCCCAGGGGATGTCGGGGCAGTCCGCGCTGCTCGAGCTCGTCCAGAAGGGGGCGGAGGACTCCGAAGCGAGCGTCGTCGACTCGAAGACGATCACGCTCGCCGGCGACGGGGAGCCTGTGGAAGTGAAGTTCGACCGGGCCCCGCCGGGGGCGGGAAACTACGAATACACCGTCCGTGTGAAGCCGCAGGGGACGGTCATCGAGAGCCGGGAGGACGACAACCTCCAGACCCGGACGATCAACATCTTCGACCGGCCGATGAAGGTTCTGATCGTCGCCGGCGGCCCGATGCGGGACTACCGCTTCGTCCGCAACCTGCTGCACCGCCACCCCTCGATGGATGTCGACGTCTGGCTCCAGACGGGCGAGGTCGGGATCAGCCAGGACTCGGACCACCTCCTGTTCAAGTTCCCCGAGACCCGCGAGGCGCTCTTCGCCTACGACGTGATGCTCGCCTTCGACCCGGACTGGAAGCTCGTGACTCCCGACCAGCAGAAGCTGATTGAGGAATGGGTCGGCCAGGAAGGGGGGGGCCTCGTCTTCGTGGCGGGGGACGTCTACACGGAGCAGCTCTCGGCCGACTCCCCGGCGGTCGCCACGATGCGGCGGCTCTGCCCGGTCGTCGTCGATCAGCCCGGCCCCGCGCTCAAAGGGGACGCGGCCTCGCAGGCGTGGCAGGTCGGCCTCACGCAGGAAGGGCAGGCGGCCGAGTTCCTCCGGCTGTCCGACGACCCGGCCGCGGCGGGAAAACTCTGGCAGCAGTTCCCGGGGTTCTACAAGTGTTTCCCGACCAAGGCCCGCAAAGGGGGGACGACGGTCTACGCCGAGTTCTCCGATCCGCTGTCCCGCGGTGCGGACGGCCAGCCGGTCCTGATCGCGGCCCAGCGGTACAGCCAGGGGCAGTCGCTCTACATCGGGAGCGCGGAGTTCTGGCGGCTGCGGAACTATGGGGATGAACTCTACGACCGGTTCTGGATCAAGCTGACCCGCAAGGCGGCCGAAGGGCGGAGCAAGCGGGGCGTCCAGCGGGGGATGCTGATCCTCGAAGGCCGCGAGTTCGATCTCGGTCAGGTCGTCCCCGTGCGGGCCCGCGTCGTCACGCCGCAGTTCCAGCCGCTCGACGTCGGGACGATCAACCTCGACGTTTTCGATCCGCAGGGCCGGCCCCTCACTCCGCCGCCGCAGCTGACGAAGGATCCCAACCGGCCGCAGGAGTTCGCCGGGGATTTTCGAGTGCTGCTGCCCGGCAAGTACCGCATCGCGGTGGCGGTCCCGGACGAGAAGGAGCCGGTGACGGCGGAGCTTCAGGTCCGGCTGCCGCAGCTCGAATTCGCCAAGCTGACCCAGGACGTCCCGACGCTCGAATCGCTCGTCGCCGGGACCGGGGGCAAATACCTGACGCTTGCCGAGGCGGCCGAGGCCGCGCCTGCTCTGTTCCCCAACAAGGGGGAGCGGATCATCATCGACCAGCGGATCAAGGAGTTGTGGGACCGGAGCTGGGTCCTGTATCTGCTGGTCACGCTCTTCGGCCTTGAGTGGCTGACGCGAAAGCTCCTCCGGCTTGCCTGAGCAGCCGCGACCGATACGCGACTACGGCTTGGCGGTGGTCGGGACCGGCGTGAGTTGCAGCGACTCCAGGTCCATCAGGTGCCCGTCGAATCGCTGGTCCGCCATGATCCGCACTTCGGACCGGCCCGCCGGAAGCCGCAACGTCCCGAGGGGCGCCCGCTGATAACGGTCCCAGGCCCCGGTCGCGGTCGTCCGGGCGATGATCCGCTCGCCGCCGCATTCGATCCGGAACTCCTTGCCCGCCTCATTGTCGGGGCAGGCGAACCGCAGCACGACCTCGTACCCGCGGGAGCTCGGGAGATCGACGGTCCAGATCGCCATGTCGTCGCCGCTCCCCCAGTAGCCGAGGTTCTGGAACGGCGTCTCGAAGACAAGCGTCGTCCCGTAGACGGCGGCGGACTTCGCGGTCAGGCGGAGGATTCCCTTCTCATCCGGCGTGACGACCCCCGGCGTGTTG of Planctomyces sp. SH-PL14 contains these proteins:
- a CDS encoding DUF58 domain-containing protein, which codes for MTPDYAHILPPEALARIHRLEIAARQVVEGFLSGQHRSPYFGQSIEFVQHREYVPGDDVRRIDWKVWSKTDKYYVKLYEEETNLRTTLVVDTSESMHFGSGKTTKYDYACSISAAVAYLLLRQQDAVSLLAFDEKVRVQAPSRSRTTHLGSILQVLVNEKPSRKTDLEGILKQVANEKSQRGMVVLISDLLAPREGLFRGLRMLRKRGHDVLVFHVLDDAELDFNYAGTTKFEGMEQSGELVCDPRSLREGYLQAMNAFLDEVRRTCAANMIDYQTIRTSEHLDAMLRHYINARVGMQRK
- a CDS encoding BatA domain-containing protein, yielding MTWLAPYFLNPAIALPALLLVSVPIVIHLINRLRYKTVRFAAMEFLLTSEKRNRRRVFLEQLLLLASRILLVLLIGALIARLIVDPSQLSLFQGAQAHHVVILDDSGSMRDRVGESTAFDEAKGVIRKLLAEGAQRPGTQRFTLIRLSRPAETISGLSERDIDDAFVKDAAGKLENIDCTFGAFPLTPALTAARQRLGEDRATTKHLHILSDFRRHDWAEDKALSTELKDLGGADVSLNLVRVVGESNENLAVSDLAGFVEVAAAKVPVTFGAKVSNFGTREASDVAVGILVDGNRLPATKVIPKIAAGETVDLPFETIFNTAGTHRLQLTLEADPLEQDNIRYLAVRVPDENPVLIIDGTPGAEQGLYLADAIAANRAVTGYAPTIDGPDGLRKLSLDKYHFLYLVNVPSLQPDALAALEDYVRGGGGLAWFLGDLVQPDFYNKTLYAGGAGLFPVPIANSPARMVRDASVVRPDITVSRHPITNVLSGQDNPFIDVVRVNLFYPPAEDVPADLWNHVKPIATLQGGPPLIMEHAFGEGRIVTCLTTAGPLRDPQGMMWNNWASGEGAVSFSVLQLELAKYIARQDLTLPRRTVGEPIAATFSLGQYKEEVEVLTPDDQAIKIKAQVEEGAGATTSSTPTASVTFRDTERPGIYALRLAGSGQPGEERLAAYNVPPQEGQLELASEEILRRQLGDVEATIQAAGSFEWIRSDSPGSEIRRWLLWLLVLIGMAEQALAYRLSYHA
- a CDS encoding VWA domain-containing protein, which produces MLLAQTSAASSAASVTSVREFDWPYAASEWLLFAGLLAAAVFTVWMCYRDTRRLHPGWAAWLILLRLGVLAGLTVIALNPHTRTQTEAFRPSQVAVLVDTSLSMQQPVALPDRASPAPPVSRAEAVRKLLADSPLIADLRKQHTVDLYGFDSDLSPSLHRFPSETEAEGKPVSPAGAAAPAAAAAPDYAAVLAPKGSSTALGDAIDKALSELKGNTLAGVLVVTDGAGNAGRDVRTANDRAKKNGARLVAVGVGATVPPMNVELAKIIAPTDVQKGDSFEITAFVQAQGMSGQSALLELVQKGAEDSEASVVDSKTITLAGDGEPVEVKFDRAPPGAGNYEYTVRVKPQGTVIESREDDNLQTRTINIFDRPMKVLIVAGGPMRDYRFVRNLLHRHPSMDVDVWLQTGEVGISQDSDHLLFKFPETREALFAYDVMLAFDPDWKLVTPDQQKLIEEWVGQEGGGLVFVAGDVYTEQLSADSPAVATMRRLCPVVVDQPGPALKGDAASQAWQVGLTQEGQAAEFLRLSDDPAAAGKLWQQFPGFYKCFPTKARKGGTTVYAEFSDPLSRGADGQPVLIAAQRYSQGQSLYIGSAEFWRLRNYGDELYDRFWIKLTRKAAEGRSKRGVQRGMLILEGREFDLGQVVPVRARVVTPQFQPLDVGTINLDVFDPQGRPLTPPPQLTKDPNRPQEFAGDFRVLLPGKYRIAVAVPDEKEPVTAELQVRLPQLEFAKLTQDVPTLESLVAGTGGKYLTLAEAAEAAPALFPNKGERIIIDQRIKELWDRSWVLYLLVTLFGLEWLTRKLLRLA